Proteins from a genomic interval of Streptomyces sp. Tu6071:
- a CDS encoding gas vesicle protein K has protein sequence MIPGTGKPPATLDLDPAAVGRDLAALVLTVVELLRQLMERQAVRRFDAGDLTGEQEEAVGTALMLLDERMTDLCARHGLRREDLNLDLGPLGTLLPTT, from the coding sequence ATGATCCCCGGAACGGGGAAGCCCCCCGCGACGCTCGATCTCGACCCGGCGGCGGTGGGCCGCGACCTCGCCGCGCTCGTCCTGACGGTCGTCGAGCTGCTGCGGCAGCTCATGGAACGCCAGGCGGTGCGGCGCTTCGACGCGGGAGACCTCACGGGCGAGCAGGAGGAGGCGGTCGGCACGGCGCTGATGCTGCTGGACGAGCGCATGACGGACCTGTGCGCACGCCACGGCCTGCGCCGCGAGGACCTGAACCTGGACCTGGGCCCGCTGGGGACGCTGCTGCCGACGACGTGA
- a CDS encoding gas vesicle protein, with amino-acid sequence MAWSGPDSGAPLGVPLVDLLDRVLGAGVVVSGDLVLAIAEVPLVRISLHALLASVSESVPAPWNDGGPL; translated from the coding sequence GGAGCGGGCCCGACAGCGGGGCGCCGCTCGGGGTGCCGCTCGTGGACCTGCTCGACCGCGTGCTCGGGGCGGGGGTCGTGGTGAGCGGGGACCTCGTGCTCGCCATCGCGGAGGTACCGCTCGTACGGATCTCCCTGCACGCGCTGCTCGCCTCGGTGAGCGAGTCCGTACCCGCCCCCTGGAACGACGGAGGCCCCCTGTGA